The Parus major isolate Abel chromosome 4, Parus_major1.1, whole genome shotgun sequence genome has a window encoding:
- the SCOC gene encoding short coiled-coil protein isoform X12, whose amino-acid sequence MSKTLGKGRKMELPLDEEDGTFTNISLADDSEYRSRKLSAKVEGAPTTMMNADMDAVENQVELEEKTRLINQVLELQHTLEDLSARVDAVKEENLKLKSENQVLGQYIENLMSASSVFQTTDTKSKRK is encoded by the exons ATGTCAAAAACcttgggaaaaggcagaaaaatggaGTTACCTTTGGATGAGGAGGATGGCACATTCACCAACATTTCTTTGGCAGATGATTCAG agtATCGCTCAAGAAAACTCTCTGCAAAAGTGGAAGGAGCCCCTACTACAATGATGAACGCCGATATGGATG CTGTTGAGAATCAGGTGGAATTAGAAGAGAAAACACGGCTTATTAATCAAGTTTTGGAACTGCAGCATACACTTGAAG ATCTCTCAGCACGAGTAGATGCTGTTAAGGAAGAAAACTTGAAACTGAAATCAGAAAACCAAGTTCTTGGACAGTATATAGAAAATCTGATGTCAGCATCTAGTGTTTTCCAAACAACTgacacaaaaagcaaaaggaagtaA
- the SCOC gene encoding short coiled-coil protein isoform X11, whose amino-acid sequence MSKTLGKGRKMELPLDEEDGTFTNISLADDSAEYRSRKLSAKVEGAPTTMMNADMDAVENQVELEEKTRLINQVLELQHTLEDLSARVDAVKEENLKLKSENQVLGQYIENLMSASSVFQTTDTKSKRK is encoded by the exons ATGTCAAAAACcttgggaaaaggcagaaaaatggaGTTACCTTTGGATGAGGAGGATGGCACATTCACCAACATTTCTTTGGCAGATGATTCAG cagagtATCGCTCAAGAAAACTCTCTGCAAAAGTGGAAGGAGCCCCTACTACAATGATGAACGCCGATATGGATG CTGTTGAGAATCAGGTGGAATTAGAAGAGAAAACACGGCTTATTAATCAAGTTTTGGAACTGCAGCATACACTTGAAG ATCTCTCAGCACGAGTAGATGCTGTTAAGGAAGAAAACTTGAAACTGAAATCAGAAAACCAAGTTCTTGGACAGTATATAGAAAATCTGATGTCAGCATCTAGTGTTTTCCAAACAACTgacacaaaaagcaaaaggaagtaA
- the SCOC gene encoding short coiled-coil protein isoform X13: protein MSKTLGKGRKMELPLDEEDGTFTNISLADDSEYRSRKLSAKVEGAPTTMMNADMDDLSARVDAVKEENLKLKSENQVLGQYIENLMSASSVFQTTDTKSKRK, encoded by the exons ATGTCAAAAACcttgggaaaaggcagaaaaatggaGTTACCTTTGGATGAGGAGGATGGCACATTCACCAACATTTCTTTGGCAGATGATTCAG agtATCGCTCAAGAAAACTCTCTGCAAAAGTGGAAGGAGCCCCTACTACAATGATGAACGCCGATATGGATG ATCTCTCAGCACGAGTAGATGCTGTTAAGGAAGAAAACTTGAAACTGAAATCAGAAAACCAAGTTCTTGGACAGTATATAGAAAATCTGATGTCAGCATCTAGTGTTTTCCAAACAACTgacacaaaaagcaaaaggaagtaA
- the SCOC gene encoding short coiled-coil protein isoform X3 — MTRSQPLPQSPLVAVKKGWRSRPAPRAAQAHWQRRAGRAGPGQSPREAVAAGQVRGRCRGVDPAEYRSRKLSAKVEGAPTTMMNADMDAVENQVELEEKTRLINQVLELQHTLEDLSARVDAVKEENLKLKSENQVLGQYIENLMSASSVFQTTDTKSKRK, encoded by the exons ATGACGCGTTCCCAGCCACTCCCGCAGAGCCCTCTGGTGGCGGTGAAGAAGGGTTGGcgctcccgccccgccccgcgcgcGGCGCAGGCGCACTGGCAGCGTAgagcgggccgggccgggccggggcagAGCCCGCGGGAGGCGGTGGCAGCGGGGCAGGTGCGGGGCAGGTGCCGCGGGGTCGACCCAG cagagtATCGCTCAAGAAAACTCTCTGCAAAAGTGGAAGGAGCCCCTACTACAATGATGAACGCCGATATGGATG CTGTTGAGAATCAGGTGGAATTAGAAGAGAAAACACGGCTTATTAATCAAGTTTTGGAACTGCAGCATACACTTGAAG ATCTCTCAGCACGAGTAGATGCTGTTAAGGAAGAAAACTTGAAACTGAAATCAGAAAACCAAGTTCTTGGACAGTATATAGAAAATCTGATGTCAGCATCTAGTGTTTTCCAAACAACTgacacaaaaagcaaaaggaagtaA
- the SCOC gene encoding short coiled-coil protein isoform X9 has translation MTRSQPLPQSPLVAVKKGWRSRPAPRAAQAHWQRRAGRAGPGQSPREAVAAGQVRGRCRGVDPAEYRSRKLSAKVEGAPTTMMNADMDDLSARVDAVKEENLKLKSENQVLGQYIENLMSASSVFQTTDTKSKRK, from the exons ATGACGCGTTCCCAGCCACTCCCGCAGAGCCCTCTGGTGGCGGTGAAGAAGGGTTGGcgctcccgccccgccccgcgcgcGGCGCAGGCGCACTGGCAGCGTAgagcgggccgggccgggccggggcagAGCCCGCGGGAGGCGGTGGCAGCGGGGCAGGTGCGGGGCAGGTGCCGCGGGGTCGACCCAG cagagtATCGCTCAAGAAAACTCTCTGCAAAAGTGGAAGGAGCCCCTACTACAATGATGAACGCCGATATGGATG ATCTCTCAGCACGAGTAGATGCTGTTAAGGAAGAAAACTTGAAACTGAAATCAGAAAACCAAGTTCTTGGACAGTATATAGAAAATCTGATGTCAGCATCTAGTGTTTTCCAAACAACTgacacaaaaagcaaaaggaagtaA
- the SCOC gene encoding short coiled-coil protein isoform X10, whose protein sequence is MTRSQPLPQSPLVAVKKGWRSRPAPRAAQAHWQRRAGRAGPGQSPREAVAAGQVRGRCRGVDPEYRSRKLSAKVEGAPTTMMNADMDDLSARVDAVKEENLKLKSENQVLGQYIENLMSASSVFQTTDTKSKRK, encoded by the exons ATGACGCGTTCCCAGCCACTCCCGCAGAGCCCTCTGGTGGCGGTGAAGAAGGGTTGGcgctcccgccccgccccgcgcgcGGCGCAGGCGCACTGGCAGCGTAgagcgggccgggccgggccggggcagAGCCCGCGGGAGGCGGTGGCAGCGGGGCAGGTGCGGGGCAGGTGCCGCGGGGTCGACCCAG agtATCGCTCAAGAAAACTCTCTGCAAAAGTGGAAGGAGCCCCTACTACAATGATGAACGCCGATATGGATG ATCTCTCAGCACGAGTAGATGCTGTTAAGGAAGAAAACTTGAAACTGAAATCAGAAAACCAAGTTCTTGGACAGTATATAGAAAATCTGATGTCAGCATCTAGTGTTTTCCAAACAACTgacacaaaaagcaaaaggaagtaA
- the SCOC gene encoding short coiled-coil protein isoform X4, which yields MTRSQPLPQSPLVAVKKGWRSRPAPRAAQAHWQRRAGRAGPGQSPREAVAAGQVRGRCRGVDPEYRSRKLSAKVEGAPTTMMNADMDAVENQVELEEKTRLINQVLELQHTLEDLSARVDAVKEENLKLKSENQVLGQYIENLMSASSVFQTTDTKSKRK from the exons ATGACGCGTTCCCAGCCACTCCCGCAGAGCCCTCTGGTGGCGGTGAAGAAGGGTTGGcgctcccgccccgccccgcgcgcGGCGCAGGCGCACTGGCAGCGTAgagcgggccgggccgggccggggcagAGCCCGCGGGAGGCGGTGGCAGCGGGGCAGGTGCGGGGCAGGTGCCGCGGGGTCGACCCAG agtATCGCTCAAGAAAACTCTCTGCAAAAGTGGAAGGAGCCCCTACTACAATGATGAACGCCGATATGGATG CTGTTGAGAATCAGGTGGAATTAGAAGAGAAAACACGGCTTATTAATCAAGTTTTGGAACTGCAGCATACACTTGAAG ATCTCTCAGCACGAGTAGATGCTGTTAAGGAAGAAAACTTGAAACTGAAATCAGAAAACCAAGTTCTTGGACAGTATATAGAAAATCTGATGTCAGCATCTAGTGTTTTCCAAACAACTgacacaaaaagcaaaaggaagtaA